Proteins from a genomic interval of Gadus morhua chromosome 19, gadMor3.0, whole genome shotgun sequence:
- the LOC115532526 gene encoding uncharacterized protein LOC115532526 isoform X1, translated as MTNQDQVFNNAWSNMSESHLMGFLVLFLSILRTESTIGILNSINDLKKIPFGQSVPQHSLVLLHWFANTIEFDNNDLIELTFEPSNGDYGTHHYGNYEGVLDRLPPGQRYYTLGNINPNNNGNSLPSYVTGQRNHLLGSEELNRARIIFSLLDQDTIDQVFITQHYEANQGLGTGYDPVHTYQITFNLLRVLRVFSLDRRQHSELSEIGGDFGSSIDYDELSSLRNRWGQLGCVGLLLFIVINERNTPCRPNRAREPKRPPKCNVRETKLPPKQNVRQPKPPPIPNIRVLASPPKRNVRASVTSHISVNIPERDINFEELSVRASVTPHTSVNIPENDINLRPPNQDWDIVQCCNKCWCTFKICGLIVGIVIAISITIKICLYLHQFIEHLSKADYKVLDRIE; from the coding sequence GTCGGAAAGTCATCTAATGGGCTTTTTAgtcctctttctctcaatcCTTCGTACTGAATCAACTATTGGAATTCTCAACTCAATCAATGACCTGAAGAAAATCCCATTCGGCCAATCGGTGCCGCAGCACAGCCTTGTGCTGCTCCACTGGTTTGCCAACACAATAGAATTTGACAACAACGACTTGATAGAGCTGACCTTTGAACCAAGCAATGGAGACTATGGCACTCATCACTATGGAAACTATGAGGGAGTCCTGGATCGACTGCCACCCGGCCAGCGGTACTACACCCTCGGCAACATCAACCCCAACAATAACGGAAACTCTTTGCCCTCTTATGTCACCGGTCAGCGAAACCATCTGTTGGGGAGTGAGGAACTCAACAGGGCCCGCATCATATTCTCGCTCTTGGACCAGGACACCATCGACCAGGTGTTCATCACACAGCACTACGAGGCCAATCAGGGTCTGGGGACTGGGTACGACCCAGTGCACACCTACCAGATCACCTTCAACCTCTTGAGGGTGCTCAGAGTCTTCTCCTTGGACCGAAGACAACACTCCGAGCTGTCAGAGATCGGAGGAGACTTCGGGAGCAGCATCGACTATGACGAACTTTCTTCGTTAAGAAACAGGTGGGGCCAGCTGGGGTGTGTCGGACTGCTGTTGTTCATCGTGATCAACGAGAGGAATACGCCTTGCAGACCCAACAGAGCTCGAGAACCGAAGCGTCCTCCAAAATGTAACGTTCGAGAAACGAAGCTTCCTCCCAAACAAAACGTTCGACAACCGAAGCCTCCTCCGATACCTAACATTCGAGTACTGGCGAGTCCTCCGAAACGTAACGTTCGAGCAAGCGTTACTTCACACATATCTGTGAATATCCCCGAGAGGGACATCAACTTCGAGGAACTTAGCGTTCGAGCAAGCGTTACTCCGCACACATCTGTGAATATCCCCGAGAACGACATCAACCTCAGACCACCAAACCAGGACTGGGACATTGTTCAATGTTGCAATAAATGTTGGTGTACGTTCAAGATATGCGGACTAATAGTAGGAATAGTAATAGCAATAAGCATCACAATAAAAATATGCCTGTACCTACATCAATTTATTGAGCACCTTTCGAAAGCAGATTACAAAGTGCTTGACAGAATAGAATGA
- the LOC115532526 gene encoding uncharacterized protein LOC115532526 isoform X2, translated as MSESHLMGFLVLFLSILRTESTIGILNSINDLKKIPFGQSVPQHSLVLLHWFANTIEFDNNDLIELTFEPSNGDYGTHHYGNYEGVLDRLPPGQRYYTLGNINPNNNGNSLPSYVTGQRNHLLGSEELNRARIIFSLLDQDTIDQVFITQHYEANQGLGTGYDPVHTYQITFNLLRVLRVFSLDRRQHSELSEIGGDFGSSIDYDELSSLRNRWGQLGCVGLLLFIVINERNTPCRPNRAREPKRPPKCNVRETKLPPKQNVRQPKPPPIPNIRVLASPPKRNVRASVTSHISVNIPERDINFEELSVRASVTPHTSVNIPENDINLRPPNQDWDIVQCCNKCWCTFKICGLIVGIVIAISITIKICLYLHQFIEHLSKADYKVLDRIE; from the coding sequence GTCGGAAAGTCATCTAATGGGCTTTTTAgtcctctttctctcaatcCTTCGTACTGAATCAACTATTGGAATTCTCAACTCAATCAATGACCTGAAGAAAATCCCATTCGGCCAATCGGTGCCGCAGCACAGCCTTGTGCTGCTCCACTGGTTTGCCAACACAATAGAATTTGACAACAACGACTTGATAGAGCTGACCTTTGAACCAAGCAATGGAGACTATGGCACTCATCACTATGGAAACTATGAGGGAGTCCTGGATCGACTGCCACCCGGCCAGCGGTACTACACCCTCGGCAACATCAACCCCAACAATAACGGAAACTCTTTGCCCTCTTATGTCACCGGTCAGCGAAACCATCTGTTGGGGAGTGAGGAACTCAACAGGGCCCGCATCATATTCTCGCTCTTGGACCAGGACACCATCGACCAGGTGTTCATCACACAGCACTACGAGGCCAATCAGGGTCTGGGGACTGGGTACGACCCAGTGCACACCTACCAGATCACCTTCAACCTCTTGAGGGTGCTCAGAGTCTTCTCCTTGGACCGAAGACAACACTCCGAGCTGTCAGAGATCGGAGGAGACTTCGGGAGCAGCATCGACTATGACGAACTTTCTTCGTTAAGAAACAGGTGGGGCCAGCTGGGGTGTGTCGGACTGCTGTTGTTCATCGTGATCAACGAGAGGAATACGCCTTGCAGACCCAACAGAGCTCGAGAACCGAAGCGTCCTCCAAAATGTAACGTTCGAGAAACGAAGCTTCCTCCCAAACAAAACGTTCGACAACCGAAGCCTCCTCCGATACCTAACATTCGAGTACTGGCGAGTCCTCCGAAACGTAACGTTCGAGCAAGCGTTACTTCACACATATCTGTGAATATCCCCGAGAGGGACATCAACTTCGAGGAACTTAGCGTTCGAGCAAGCGTTACTCCGCACACATCTGTGAATATCCCCGAGAACGACATCAACCTCAGACCACCAAACCAGGACTGGGACATTGTTCAATGTTGCAATAAATGTTGGTGTACGTTCAAGATATGCGGACTAATAGTAGGAATAGTAATAGCAATAAGCATCACAATAAAAATATGCCTGTACCTACATCAATTTATTGAGCACCTTTCGAAAGCAGATTACAAAGTGCTTGACAGAATAGAATGA